From Moraxella sp. K1664, one genomic window encodes:
- a CDS encoding WG repeat-containing protein: MIDKNNHIIIPLSYDDILDVSENKIGVKKNNKWGFIDKNNQLIIDFLYDEIHSFHQNMAGVKSNGKWQFIDRTGKPTIYTDYDDIFDFSNNIVQVTQNKKIGWIDKTKGVIIPVEYSLLEYFSQDLILARKDNKFGLIDKNSNIVLPFEYSFIQKLPNGVAKIHQRQPTKYLSYRYGLIDKNGKIVVKPEYKYLSMATDDLFIAKADDNHKGVITKTGEIILPFSYQEIDFLSGGLIRATKDTKFGLFDSQAKPLTPFIYDYLGDFSEGLAVVYNKETRKNGFIDDTGKEVIPLDYDSAGRFRHGLSIVRLNDKYGMINKNNHAIIPIKYKNIERLSENLILLEKVKEDQFFYYDYYLMDNQTNIINKKPYDGIYTPSENSYGMQLKTADRIKVSRDRLYGFVDDFGKLVIPIQYDDAQNFSDGLARVKQNGKWGYIDKTGKVVIPVQYDNAWSFSGGLAKVRQNGKWGFVDKTGKVVIPIQYDYVWSFSEGLAGVKQNGKWGFIDKTGKVVIPVQYDYVWVFINGKAKVSLNGETFYIDTTGKRIN; encoded by the coding sequence ATGATTGACAAAAACAATCACATCATCATTCCTTTATCATACGATGATATATTGGATGTGTCTGAAAATAAAATTGGTGTCAAGAAAAATAACAAATGGGGATTTATTGATAAAAATAACCAACTTATCATTGATTTTTTGTATGATGAAATACATTCTTTTCATCAAAACATGGCAGGCGTAAAAAGCAATGGCAAATGGCAATTCATTGACCGGACAGGTAAACCAACCATATACACCGATTACGATGATATCTTTGATTTTTCAAATAATATCGTTCAAGTAACACAAAATAAAAAGATTGGTTGGATTGATAAAACAAAGGGAGTTATCATACCTGTTGAGTACAGTCTTTTGGAGTATTTTTCACAAGATTTGATATTAGCCAGAAAAGATAATAAATTTGGTTTAATTGATAAAAATTCCAATATCGTTTTACCTTTTGAATATAGTTTTATACAAAAACTGCCCAATGGTGTGGCAAAAATACATCAAAGACAACCAACCAAATATTTAAGCTACCGTTATGGGCTGATTGATAAAAATGGTAAAATTGTTGTTAAGCCAGAATATAAATATCTTAGCATGGCAACTGATGATTTATTTATTGCAAAAGCCGATGACAATCACAAAGGGGTTATTACCAAAACAGGAGAGATTATCTTGCCTTTTTCTTACCAAGAAATTGACTTTTTATCTGGGGGTTTGATAAGGGCAACAAAAGACACAAAATTTGGATTGTTTGACAGTCAAGCTAAGCCACTCACGCCTTTTATTTATGATTATCTTGGAGATTTTTCGGAGGGATTGGCTGTTGTTTATAACAAAGAAACCCGCAAAAACGGTTTTATTGATGATACAGGAAAAGAAGTCATTCCACTGGATTATGACTCGGCAGGCAGGTTTAGACATGGTTTGTCCATTGTTAGGCTAAACGACAAATATGGCATGATTAACAAAAATAATCATGCCATAATACCCATCAAATACAAAAATATCGAACGCTTATCAGAAAATTTGATTCTGTTAGAAAAAGTCAAAGAGGATCAGTTTTTTTATTACGATTATTATCTTATGGACAATCAAACCAACATCATCAACAAGAAGCCTTATGATGGAATTTATACACCATCTGAGAATTCCTATGGGATGCAACTTAAGACTGCTGATAGAATTAAAGTATCAAGAGATAGATTGTATGGATTTGTTGATGATTTTGGCAAATTAGTTATTCCCATTCAATATGATGATGCTCAGAATTTTTCAGATGGTTTGGCAAGAGTGAAACAAAACGGCAAATGGGGATATATTGACAAAACAGGTAAAGTGGTTATCCCTGTTCAATATGATAATGCTTGGAGCTTTTCAGGGGGCTTGGCAAAAGTAAGACAAAACGGCAAATGGGGTTTTGTTGATAAAACAGGTAAAGTGGTTATTCCCATTCAATATGATTATGTTTGGAGCTTTTCAGAGGGCTTGGCAGGAGTAAAACAAAACGGCAAATGGGGGTTTATTGATAAAACAGGTAAAGTGGTTATCCCTGTTCAATATGATTATGTTTGGGTTTTTATCAATGGTAAAGCCAAAGTATCATTAAACGGCGAAACCTTTTATATAGACACAACAGGCAAACGCATTAACTAA
- a CDS encoding WG repeat-containing protein — protein sequence MPEMSEYDTVSCLVDDLAKVAKNNKWGVVHKNGRQIIPIQYDDILDFKEGLSGVSQNGKWGYIDKTGKVIIPIQYDFAFNFLEGLAGVKQNGKWGFVDKTGKIIIPFYYDDIRAFSEGLAGVKQNGKWGYIDKTGKVVIPIQYNDIRNFSEGLAGVEQDGKWGFIEKTGKVAISFQYDYAERFSDGLAGVEQNGKNGFVDKTGKVVIPIQYDYAEKFLDGLAKVKQNGKYGFVDKAGKAVIPIQYNHVWDFVMDKAIVELNGETFYIDKTGKRID from the coding sequence ATGCCAGAGATGTCAGAGTATGATACTGTGAGTTGCTTGGTGGATGATTTGGCAAAAGTGGCAAAAAATAATAAGTGGGGAGTTGTCCATAAAAATGGCAGGCAGATTATTCCTATTCAATATGATGATATTTTGGATTTTAAAGAAGGTTTGTCGGGAGTAAGTCAAAATGGCAAATGGGGATATATTGATAAAACAGGCAAAGTGATTATTCCTATTCAATATGACTTTGCTTTTAACTTTTTAGAAGGTCTAGCAGGGGTGAAGCAAAATGGTAAATGGGGTTTTGTTGATAAAACAGGCAAGATAATTATCCCTTTTTACTATGATGATATCAGAGCTTTTTCAGAAGGCTTGGCAGGTGTCAAACAAAATGGCAAATGGGGTTATATTGACAAAACAGGCAAGGTAGTTATTCCCATTCAATACAATGATATTAGAAATTTTTCGGAAGGATTGGCAGGCGTTGAGCAGGATGGTAAATGGGGTTTTATAGAAAAAACAGGTAAAGTGGCGATTTCCTTTCAATATGATTATGCTGAGAGATTTTCAGATGGCTTGGCAGGAGTAGAACAAAATGGCAAAAACGGCTTTGTTGATAAAACAGGGAAAGTTGTCATTCCTATCCAATATGATTATGCCGAGAAGTTTTTGGATGGTTTGGCAAAAGTAAAACAAAATGGTAAATATGGTTTTGTAGATAAAGCAGGCAAAGCTGTTATTCCCATTCAATACAACCATGTTTGGGATTTTGTAATGGATAAAGCCATTGTTGAATTAAATGGTGAAACCTTTTATATCGACAAAACAGGCAAACGCATTGATTAA